One stretch of Leptospira mtsangambouensis DNA includes these proteins:
- a CDS encoding LIC_13241 domain-containing protein has product MNAIELNDLPYLREESLRVFRWLLAKYPNIEIPKPHTQEPIEFPIRWKTEQMGQIFEWVISDMGSVTLRLGGLEGNRRNPAPIFYLSLRKGEEGKLQWTDPEGNPIPFPDPSILVEIQNRVQLYIDSVS; this is encoded by the coding sequence ATGAATGCCATTGAACTCAATGATTTGCCTTATTTAAGAGAAGAATCCCTTCGTGTTTTTCGTTGGTTGTTGGCAAAGTATCCAAATATAGAAATTCCGAAACCACATACCCAAGAACCTATCGAATTTCCCATTCGTTGGAAGACAGAACAGATGGGACAGATCTTTGAATGGGTAATTTCAGATATGGGTTCCGTAACATTAAGGTTAGGTGGATTGGAAGGGAATCGAAGGAATCCGGCACCTATCTTTTATTTGAGTTTACGAAAAGGGGAGGAAGGGAAGTTACAATGGACAGATCCAGAAGGAAATCCGATTCCTTTCCCAGATCCATCCATTCTTGTGGAGATCCAAAACCGAGTTCAATTGTATATTGATTCGGTTTCCTAA
- a CDS encoding MFS transporter, translating to MSQDRNPEAKKKKNREIFGWCMFDFANSSYTTVIISVVYCEIFTRLVVPADMGSDNPYRMGNSLWAWALAASYLFVVATGPIFGAITDYSSKKKLFLFLSYIGCVVATFALYYVEPGMVWLGMVLVAFSNFFFASGENFASSFLPFLGSKEDLGKISGYAWGIGYFGGIGSVALATTLGDYTLDNFQNLKLVGPYTAIFFLIAAIPTFLFLKEPHLPLGVSHHVNYFKIGKDRVVQTLKDASHFKDLMVYLVSLFFTMAALAIVISFAFIYGSQEIHIEAEHKQAMFIFIQIFAAVGALAFGVIQDSIGAKKTFNLTLVLWLVTCALIYFVHDLTNFANASLGKTWTVQWVFVFISSLAGMGLGSTQSASRALVGIFSPESKSGEFFGMWGLSGKIAAAAGLFLFGYIQTLVTLRNAFLVVAFFYFLSLVINLFVNEERGVEAAQAFQEKT from the coding sequence ATGTCCCAAGACAGAAACCCGGAAGCCAAAAAGAAAAAAAACCGTGAAATATTCGGATGGTGTATGTTCGATTTTGCGAACTCATCTTACACCACAGTTATCATCAGCGTTGTTTATTGTGAGATTTTTACCAGACTTGTTGTCCCTGCCGACATGGGATCGGACAATCCGTACCGAATGGGAAATTCCCTTTGGGCTTGGGCGCTCGCTGCCTCGTATTTATTTGTGGTCGCCACTGGACCCATCTTTGGTGCTATCACGGACTACAGTTCTAAGAAAAAACTATTTCTTTTCCTAAGTTATATCGGTTGTGTCGTTGCGACCTTTGCACTCTACTATGTGGAACCAGGGATGGTATGGCTTGGAATGGTGCTTGTTGCTTTTTCTAACTTTTTCTTTGCTTCTGGAGAAAACTTTGCCTCTAGCTTTTTACCCTTCCTTGGATCCAAAGAAGATTTGGGTAAAATCTCAGGATATGCTTGGGGGATTGGATATTTTGGTGGGATTGGGTCTGTTGCTCTTGCGACCACTCTTGGCGATTATACCTTAGACAATTTTCAAAATTTAAAGTTAGTTGGTCCTTACACTGCAATTTTCTTTTTAATTGCTGCAATTCCTACTTTCTTATTTTTGAAAGAACCTCATTTACCACTTGGTGTTTCGCATCATGTAAATTACTTTAAGATCGGAAAAGATCGTGTGGTCCAAACCTTAAAGGATGCAAGCCACTTCAAAGATTTAATGGTGTATTTGGTTTCCTTGTTCTTTACGATGGCAGCTCTTGCGATTGTCATTTCTTTTGCCTTTATTTACGGATCACAAGAAATTCATATCGAAGCCGAACACAAACAAGCTATGTTTATTTTTATCCAAATTTTTGCGGCTGTGGGAGCACTTGCCTTTGGTGTGATCCAAGATAGTATTGGTGCTAAAAAAACATTCAATCTAACTCTTGTTCTCTGGCTCGTGACCTGTGCTTTAATATATTTTGTACATGATCTAACAAACTTTGCCAATGCCAGTCTTGGTAAAACTTGGACTGTTCAGTGGGTTTTTGTTTTTATCTCTTCTCTTGCTGGAATGGGACTTGGTTCTACCCAATCAGCATCCAGAGCCCTCGTTGGGATCTTTAGTCCAGAATCCAAATCGGGGGAATTTTTTGGAATGTGGGGACTCTCTGGAAAAATTGCAGCAGCAGCAGGGCTTTTTCTTTTTGGATACATCCAAACACTAGTAACACTTCGAAATGCATTCCTTGTGGTTGCTTTCTTTTATTTTCTATCGCTTGTCATTAACTTGTTTGTGAATGAAGAAAGGGGAGTTGAAGCGGCTCAAGCGTTCCAAGAAAAAACATGA
- a CDS encoding alpha-L-glutamate ligase-like protein yields MISLFKKFEEEGILGINRRIGEYILPYNPREYYPLVDDKWKTAELARQFHVPMPHHYGVVDAFGGIRGTRELVQKRPGFVVKPANGGMGNGILVITGESETSSGSILYQKVDGKNISEKELHHHISGILSGLYSLDGNSDSCVLQERLECHSFFREISFRGIPDIRVIVFLGYPVMAMLRLPTKESGGRANLHQGALGVGVDLTTGTLTHAVCNDKIIHLHPDTKQTLSGRVIPHWETILEMASRCYDMSGLGYLGVDIVLDELRGPLLLEMNARPGLGIQIANRMGLRDRLQLVEKIKNSADGPKTRVHRMLQEL; encoded by the coding sequence ATGATCTCTCTTTTCAAGAAGTTTGAAGAAGAGGGAATTCTTGGAATCAATCGAAGGATTGGCGAATACATTTTGCCTTACAATCCAAGAGAATATTATCCGTTAGTGGATGATAAATGGAAAACTGCGGAACTTGCTAGGCAGTTCCATGTTCCTATGCCTCACCATTACGGAGTGGTGGATGCTTTTGGTGGAATCCGAGGCACTCGGGAACTCGTCCAAAAAAGGCCTGGATTCGTTGTCAAACCAGCTAACGGTGGTATGGGGAATGGAATCCTTGTAATTACTGGTGAATCGGAAACCTCTAGTGGTTCTATTCTTTATCAGAAAGTAGATGGAAAAAATATCTCAGAAAAAGAACTTCACCACCATATTTCTGGGATTTTATCTGGACTTTATTCCTTGGATGGAAACTCGGATTCTTGTGTATTACAAGAGAGGTTGGAATGCCATTCTTTCTTTCGTGAGATTTCCTTTCGTGGAATTCCAGACATTCGTGTGATTGTATTTTTAGGATACCCTGTGATGGCTATGTTACGTTTGCCAACAAAAGAATCAGGGGGAAGGGCCAATCTTCACCAAGGTGCTCTCGGTGTGGGCGTAGACTTAACTACAGGAACACTCACCCATGCCGTTTGTAATGATAAAATCATTCATTTACATCCTGACACAAAACAAACATTAAGTGGAAGAGTGATCCCTCATTGGGAAACCATTTTAGAAATGGCCTCTCGTTGTTACGATATGTCCGGTCTCGGATATTTGGGTGTAGATATCGTACTCGATGAATTACGTGGCCCACTTCTTTTGGAAATGAATGCAAGGCCTGGGCTTGGAATTCAGATTGCGAACCGGATGGGACTAAGAGATCGTTTGCAGTTAGTGGAGAAAATTAAGAATTCGGCGGATGGACCTAAGACCCGAGTCCACCGAATGTTACAAGAATTGTAA
- a CDS encoding 7TM domain-containing protein encodes MDRKTLITVSILIILPIVSILYKLKVADLSLLPMEVDDTVNLQVVILPKENVAVSEVNFPVPKQFIQSKVLKSNMKIEDLDFRMQKRQYGHLGIWEGEDWNSPIGYYAKIKILPYTHSHPEHDIPQTTGKQSAKEPYYLSLKNFSPEEIQLAKKLFEQIHPYDKDNVAAAKQIFYFISEEVLNTTKEISLSDTIRLHNGSAYTQAILFSLLCRIRGIQARTVAGFDLSKQNTKDNKTKLSFWNEIRIHGKWYFVSTYKNIFASAVNGYLPLWKSVEERRSLGEEPATFRYTTYITKSNVNRYNFKEYSDEIATSNRFLRYYSLYSLPTPLQNLFRLVILIPIGALVLSVARNMIGIPTFGIFTPILLAMFFYETNLLFGICFFLLIIGLGFFERYALDKYYLLAVPRLSILLTITVITLILFSVLNEEISFFNQMSVTLFPIVITTIFVERFSIMIIEEGVLHTFVTLAGTLLIALISYMIFFFGSLQILFFTHPELLFIVIAIQILLGQYKGYRVSELFRFKEIFKS; translated from the coding sequence TTGGATCGCAAAACTTTAATTACAGTATCGATACTGATTATTTTACCTATTGTATCGATTCTTTATAAACTAAAGGTTGCGGATCTTTCGCTTTTACCAATGGAAGTTGATGATACTGTCAACTTACAAGTAGTGATCCTTCCAAAAGAAAATGTTGCCGTTTCGGAAGTGAACTTTCCTGTCCCAAAACAATTCATTCAATCTAAAGTTTTAAAATCCAATATGAAGATAGAGGATTTAGATTTTAGGATGCAAAAAAGACAGTATGGACATTTGGGAATTTGGGAAGGAGAAGATTGGAATTCTCCAATTGGTTATTATGCAAAAATAAAAATTTTACCTTACACACATTCTCATCCAGAGCATGATATTCCTCAAACAACGGGAAAACAAAGTGCAAAGGAACCATATTATCTTTCTCTAAAGAATTTTTCTCCAGAAGAAATTCAGTTAGCTAAAAAACTCTTTGAACAGATTCATCCTTACGACAAAGACAATGTAGCAGCTGCCAAACAAATTTTTTATTTTATTTCCGAAGAAGTTTTGAATACAACCAAAGAAATTTCTCTTTCGGATACAATTCGTTTGCACAATGGAAGTGCTTATACGCAGGCGATTCTTTTTTCCCTACTTTGTAGGATACGGGGAATCCAGGCCAGGACAGTGGCTGGTTTTGATTTGTCCAAACAGAATACAAAAGATAATAAAACAAAACTTAGTTTTTGGAACGAAATTAGAATTCATGGTAAGTGGTATTTTGTGTCCACTTACAAAAATATTTTTGCCAGTGCTGTCAACGGGTATCTGCCACTTTGGAAATCCGTCGAAGAGAGAAGATCTCTTGGGGAAGAACCAGCTACCTTTCGTTATACGACTTATATCACAAAATCAAATGTCAATCGGTATAATTTTAAAGAGTATAGTGATGAAATAGCTACTAGTAATCGTTTTTTGCGTTATTATTCTTTGTATAGTTTGCCAACGCCGCTACAGAATTTGTTCCGGTTGGTGATTTTGATTCCCATTGGTGCCTTGGTTTTATCGGTGGCCAGGAATATGATAGGAATTCCTACTTTTGGAATTTTTACTCCGATCTTACTTGCGATGTTTTTTTATGAAACCAATCTTCTGTTCGGGATTTGTTTTTTCCTTTTGATCATTGGGCTTGGGTTTTTTGAAAGGTATGCTTTGGACAAATACTATCTACTAGCAGTTCCAAGGCTTTCGATTCTACTCACAATCACCGTAATTACCTTAATATTATTTTCCGTTTTGAATGAAGAAATTTCTTTTTTTAACCAAATGAGTGTTACTTTGTTTCCAATTGTCATTACTACGATTTTTGTAGAGAGATTTTCGATTATGATCATAGAAGAAGGCGTTTTGCATACATTTGTGACACTTGCAGGAACGTTACTCATCGCTCTCATTAGTTATATGATTTTCTTTTTTGGTTCTTTACAAATTCTCTTTTTTACTCATCCCGAATTGTTGTTCATAGTCATTGCCATTCAAATCCTTCTTGGCCAATACAAAGGGTATCGAGTTTCAGAACTTTTTCGATTTAAGGAAATTTTTAAATCATGA
- a CDS encoding (2Fe-2S)-binding protein has translation MISSGMEPFDLNSLMRPKRVCLCRMVTEDDLVRAIHAGAVTMEQIRETTRASTGCGTCSMQVYHILQRELQNLSRRKIS, from the coding sequence ATGATTAGTTCAGGTATGGAACCTTTCGATTTAAATTCCCTCATGAGACCCAAACGGGTCTGTTTATGTCGAATGGTGACGGAAGATGATTTAGTCCGTGCCATCCATGCGGGCGCCGTGACAATGGAACAAATCAGAGAAACCACAAGGGCCTCTACCGGCTGCGGAACCTGCTCCATGCAGGTGTACCACATCCTCCAGCGCGAATTGCAGAATCTCTCACGGAGGAAAATTTCATGA
- a CDS encoding DUF6580 family putative transport protein, producing the protein MFQSRVSVAILMVIATVISRILPHPPNFTPILAVSLFSGAYLTDRRLALFVPILAMFVSDYFIGFHDLMPVVYGFMILAVLFGKQIGTSLTKSFGFTVVGSVVFFILTNLAVWATSGMYILDASGLATCFTLAVPFFQNSIAGDLVYSGILFGSMAFLNRTVFVTAKQNA; encoded by the coding sequence ATGTTCCAATCTCGTGTCTCCGTTGCCATCCTTATGGTGATCGCTACTGTCATCAGCCGTATCCTACCTCACCCACCGAATTTTACGCCCATTTTGGCCGTTTCTTTGTTTTCGGGTGCCTATTTGACAGACAGACGACTTGCTCTTTTTGTTCCTATCTTAGCGATGTTCGTATCCGATTATTTCATCGGGTTTCATGACTTAATGCCTGTGGTTTACGGATTTATGATCCTTGCCGTTCTCTTTGGAAAACAAATTGGAACTTCCCTTACAAAATCCTTTGGATTCACAGTGGTTGGATCGGTTGTTTTCTTTATTCTGACGAACCTAGCAGTTTGGGCCACCAGCGGAATGTATATTCTTGATGCTTCTGGACTTGCGACTTGTTTTACACTTGCCGTTCCTTTTTTCCAAAACTCAATCGCAGGTGATTTAGTATATTCTGGAATCCTTTTTGGATCGATGGCTTTCCTCAATCGCACTGTATTTGTTACGGCAAAACAAAACGCATAA
- the lpxD gene encoding UDP-3-O-(3-hydroxymyristoyl)glucosamine N-acyltransferase, whose translation MNQLNLSALQSLLPEAKFQNTESILSLSFTGLASLSLASTNDISFVASKTFVNDAKTSKAPVLIVSSDIVDSLPDKALIIVPKVELATAKIIRHFFPEKQPSGKHSAQVAIDPTAKIGSNTDIGHFVSIGKNSIIGNDCIIEDGVKIGDNVHIGDGARIGKNCVFFDDTIIGKRFIVFGNSSFGGDGFGFVFADGKHNKIPQVGRVVIGDDVEVGSNCTIDRGALTDTTIGNGCKFDNMVHIAHNCKVGDHVIIAGQSGLAGSVTLGNHVIIGGACAISDHLTLVDGTIIAGGSSLRTSPKTKDVYVGWDLGLTFPEFQKYRVNIKNIVNLNKWLKRIENIEKKVGIEAKES comes from the coding sequence ATGAACCAACTCAATCTATCTGCTCTCCAGTCATTACTTCCAGAAGCAAAGTTTCAAAATACAGAAAGTATTCTTTCTCTTTCTTTTACAGGACTCGCTTCTCTTTCATTAGCTAGTACAAACGATATTTCTTTTGTAGCTTCCAAAACATTTGTCAATGATGCCAAAACTTCCAAAGCTCCCGTACTCATTGTATCTTCTGATATCGTTGATTCCCTTCCAGACAAAGCATTGATCATAGTTCCTAAAGTGGAACTCGCAACTGCAAAAATCATTCGCCACTTCTTTCCTGAAAAACAACCATCAGGAAAACACAGTGCACAAGTTGCCATCGATCCTACAGCAAAAATTGGATCCAATACTGATATTGGACATTTTGTATCCATAGGTAAAAACTCTATCATTGGAAATGATTGTATCATTGAAGATGGAGTCAAAATTGGGGACAACGTCCATATTGGTGATGGCGCAAGGATTGGGAAAAACTGCGTATTCTTTGATGATACCATCATCGGAAAACGTTTCATCGTATTTGGAAATTCCAGTTTTGGTGGCGATGGTTTTGGATTTGTTTTTGCTGATGGCAAACACAACAAAATCCCACAAGTGGGTCGTGTTGTGATTGGTGACGATGTGGAAGTAGGAAGTAACTGCACCATCGATCGTGGAGCTCTGACAGATACAACCATTGGCAACGGATGTAAATTTGATAATATGGTTCATATAGCGCACAACTGTAAAGTGGGAGATCATGTCATCATTGCGGGCCAGTCCGGTCTTGCAGGTAGTGTGACACTTGGAAACCATGTGATCATCGGTGGAGCTTGTGCCATTAGTGACCATTTAACACTTGTTGATGGAACCATCATTGCTGGTGGATCAAGCCTTCGCACATCCCCTAAAACAAAAGATGTTTATGTGGGTTGGGACTTGGGCCTTACCTTCCCTGAATTTCAAAAGTATCGTGTGAATATCAAAAACATTGTGAACCTAAACAAATGGTTAAAACGCATTGAAAACATTGAAAAGAAAGTAGGAATCGAAGCTAAGGAATCTTAA
- the mazG gene encoding nucleoside triphosphate pyrophosphohydrolase, whose amino-acid sequence MNPPNFDSPLENLLALTADLRSPEGCPWDKEQTHLSVVPHLLEETYEVVDTIERGDDNHLKEELGDLLFQITFHSQLAKERGAFEFQDVANDVFQKLVFRHPHVYGNKEGINSGEQVLSQWDQLKQKEKEKKGNTGSDKSILAGIPKALPAIQRSEKIQSKVTKQGFDWPTVSGVFEKFQEEIGELDTELKSQGSLNTKKLPYDERIEDELGDLFFLLVNLSRKLSVDPETCLRRANEKFETRFRMVEEFVEKTGKTLKDHSLAELDQFWDKAKLQLKEEEAKKEFK is encoded by the coding sequence GTGAACCCTCCTAATTTTGATTCACCCTTGGAAAACCTACTTGCTCTGACGGCGGATTTACGCAGTCCCGAAGGTTGTCCTTGGGACAAAGAGCAGACCCATCTTTCCGTTGTTCCCCATTTACTGGAAGAAACCTACGAAGTCGTTGATACAATTGAAAGGGGAGACGACAACCACCTAAAAGAAGAATTGGGTGATCTACTTTTTCAGATTACCTTTCATAGCCAATTGGCCAAGGAAAGAGGAGCCTTCGAGTTCCAAGACGTAGCCAATGATGTATTTCAAAAATTAGTGTTTCGCCATCCCCATGTTTATGGGAACAAAGAAGGAATTAATTCTGGGGAACAGGTGCTCTCGCAGTGGGATCAGTTAAAACAAAAAGAAAAAGAGAAAAAGGGAAACACCGGTTCGGATAAAAGTATTCTAGCGGGGATTCCAAAAGCTCTCCCTGCCATCCAGAGATCAGAAAAAATTCAAAGTAAGGTCACGAAACAGGGATTTGACTGGCCTACTGTTTCGGGAGTGTTTGAAAAGTTCCAAGAAGAAATAGGAGAATTGGATACAGAACTAAAATCCCAAGGATCTTTAAATACGAAAAAATTACCTTATGACGAACGCATCGAAGACGAGTTAGGTGATCTTTTCTTTTTACTCGTCAATTTATCTCGTAAACTGTCCGTTGATCCCGAAACCTGTCTTCGCCGTGCGAATGAAAAATTTGAAACTCGTTTTCGTATGGTGGAAGAATTTGTGGAAAAAACCGGAAAAACTTTAAAAGATCATTCCCTTGCAGAACTAGATCAGTTTTGGGACAAAGCAAAGTTGCAATTAAAAGAAGAAGAAGCAAAAAAAGAATTCAAATGA
- a CDS encoding RibD family protein has product MKLSINMAMTLDGKVVRPDGRWYGLTSSEDKTQMDVYRSQSDAILVGKNSILNDNPIVKIRAVPNALNPRPVILVRKGTLPPDKHVFEESDHIPLIICTKSNLKEIKTSLENKAEIFALDSDDIDPKKVTGILKRKGYKNVLLEGGPKLNFSFLEADLVDRIYLTIVPFVIGKTGLPGIADRNSELPGFDQNRWTLKDHFAKGNEIFLVYEKP; this is encoded by the coding sequence ATGAAATTATCGATCAATATGGCCATGACCTTGGACGGGAAAGTCGTTCGACCGGATGGCCGGTGGTATGGTCTTACATCCAGTGAGGACAAAACGCAAATGGATGTCTACCGCTCCCAGTCCGATGCAATCCTTGTAGGAAAAAACTCTATATTAAACGACAACCCCATTGTTAAAATCCGTGCGGTTCCCAACGCATTGAATCCAAGACCAGTCATTTTGGTCCGCAAAGGGACTCTCCCTCCTGACAAACATGTCTTTGAAGAATCCGACCATATCCCCTTAATCATTTGTACCAAATCCAACCTAAAAGAAATCAAAACAAGCCTTGAGAACAAAGCGGAAATCTTCGCTCTGGATTCTGATGACATTGATCCGAAAAAAGTCACAGGAATCCTAAAACGCAAAGGGTATAAAAATGTCCTCTTAGAAGGTGGGCCCAAACTGAACTTTTCCTTTTTGGAAGCGGACCTGGTGGATCGGATTTATCTGACCATTGTGCCCTTTGTGATCGGTAAAACTGGCCTCCCTGGAATTGCTGACCGCAATTCAGAACTCCCCGGGTTCGATCAGAACCGTTGGACCCTAAAGGACCATTTTGCCAAAGGAAACGAAATCTTTCTCGTTTACGAAAAACCTTAA
- a CDS encoding ATP-dependent zinc protease: MKFQFRSIDSNHSRFLFILLLGSMSLLLNCFGSKQIIEKKPDSHIKPIVIPPQYLKPIIGRVEWVEFPNWKLKLRARIDTGAKSCSIHAVNIERLTENGEEFVVFETFVDEKPVKLKSRFVKEAKVSSTSGVSEKRIMIREVMKMGKIKEEVIINLNDRTNLNYPILIGRNYLMGKFLVDVSLSHALGD; this comes from the coding sequence ATGAAATTTCAATTCAGATCCATTGATTCCAATCATTCTCGTTTTTTATTTATTCTTTTACTTGGGTCAATGTCACTTCTTCTCAATTGTTTTGGATCGAAACAAATCATTGAGAAAAAACCAGATTCTCATATCAAACCCATTGTCATTCCACCTCAATATTTAAAACCCATCATTGGTCGAGTGGAGTGGGTTGAATTTCCCAATTGGAAACTTAAACTTCGGGCAAGAATCGATACAGGTGCTAAATCCTGTTCCATCCACGCAGTCAATATTGAAAGACTTACGGAAAATGGGGAAGAATTTGTTGTTTTTGAAACCTTTGTGGATGAAAAACCAGTTAAGTTGAAAAGTCGATTTGTAAAAGAAGCAAAAGTTTCTAGTACTTCTGGTGTTTCTGAAAAACGAATTATGATTCGTGAGGTGATGAAGATGGGTAAAATCAAAGAAGAAGTCATCATCAATTTGAATGATCGAACGAATTTGAATTATCCCATTCTCATTGGCCGAAATTATTTAATGGGTAAGTTTTTAGTCGATGTATCTTTGTCGCACGCATTAGGGGATTAG
- a CDS encoding LIC13212 family protein, giving the protein MILRFSIALAFLLGISALSAEKPASATLKERETQKQIDLQRKNGFGDNEIDTLHSDIIGNLRKIKKLQELGVDKTAAQYLAQTPEEHKELYKKDKDGKPYLEIKLPQGQSYIDYPTVFLYDGLAYIYPKEDFSDLDKIILTFRRVNADGTIHVKEMRRLVNPSPRSESPEKDEKGEAKLDTNSDIRLEYYRSLTSDTIWPNDPVQPAEPDIAMVLNDEKDPLPYDKQKHIMRSYKKMLRKIAKQTAFKLRNIELDQKQMITKILDYNTN; this is encoded by the coding sequence ATGATTCTACGATTCTCCATCGCTCTCGCTTTCTTACTTGGGATTTCGGCCCTTTCTGCTGAAAAACCGGCTTCTGCTACCTTGAAGGAACGTGAGACCCAAAAACAAATCGATCTCCAAAGAAAAAACGGGTTTGGTGATAACGAAATCGACACCCTTCACTCAGATATCATTGGAAATTTGCGTAAAATCAAAAAACTCCAAGAGTTAGGTGTGGATAAAACAGCAGCTCAGTATTTGGCGCAAACACCTGAAGAACACAAAGAACTTTATAAAAAAGACAAAGATGGGAAACCTTATTTGGAAATCAAACTTCCGCAAGGACAGTCTTACATTGATTATCCGACAGTTTTTTTATATGATGGACTTGCTTATATCTACCCGAAAGAAGATTTCAGTGATTTGGACAAAATCATTTTAACATTCCGCCGGGTAAATGCTGATGGAACCATCCACGTAAAAGAAATGAGACGTCTTGTAAACCCGTCCCCAAGATCAGAAAGTCCAGAAAAAGATGAAAAAGGGGAAGCGAAGTTAGATACAAACTCTGACATTCGTTTGGAATACTACAGATCTCTTACATCCGATACCATTTGGCCAAATGATCCGGTACAACCAGCAGAACCAGACATTGCAATGGTTTTGAATGATGAAAAAGATCCACTCCCTTACGACAAACAAAAACATATCATGAGATCTTACAAAAAGATGTTACGAAAAATTGCAAAACAAACTGCATTCAAACTACGTAATATTGAGTTAGATCAAAAACAAATGATTACTAAAATTTTGGATTACAATACGAACTAA
- a CDS encoding DoxX family protein, translating into MFYKLLATNKDITLTILRVTLGLVILPHGAQKVLGAFGGYGFEGTMGFFTGTLGIPYFFALLAIVAEFFGAIGLIVGLFTRVAAFGIFATMLVAAVLVHLPNGFFADKGGYEYQLLTFGLAIPLIIKGAGSFSLDDIIAHKIEG; encoded by the coding sequence ATGTTTTATAAATTACTCGCAACAAACAAAGACATCACACTCACCATCCTCCGTGTCACACTCGGTCTGGTGATCCTTCCCCACGGAGCTCAAAAAGTTCTAGGTGCATTCGGCGGATACGGATTCGAAGGAACAATGGGTTTCTTTACAGGAACACTGGGCATTCCGTACTTCTTTGCTCTTCTTGCCATTGTCGCTGAGTTTTTTGGTGCCATTGGTCTTATCGTAGGACTTTTCACAAGAGTAGCAGCGTTTGGAATTTTCGCTACTATGCTTGTAGCAGCAGTGCTTGTACATTTACCAAACGGATTCTTTGCTGATAAAGGTGGATACGAATACCAACTTTTAACTTTTGGTTTGGCAATCCCTCTGATCATTAAAGGCGCTGGTTCGTTTTCTTTGGATGATATCATCGCTCATAAAATCGAAGGATAA